The proteins below come from a single uncultured Carboxylicivirga sp. genomic window:
- a CDS encoding glycosyl hydrolase family 28 protein has protein sequence MHFSKSNFQIKNFSSVTAMLGCVLMLSLFACQTPTGKQRVFDITDYGAVADGKTDNAVAISKAMQACKEAGGGKVIVPGEGVFVTGPFDLVSKMELNVEAGATLLANADTSVYQKSAFRTNPGEGMIWIGGEDLTDVSITGLGVINGNGIAFMGEELGDSYELLPFEVKDPRPHVLTLVNVKNLRIHDVTFRHSAYWTVHLIGCNDVVIDGITIDNSLKIRNSDGIDLDHSKNVRISNCHIKSGDDSICLKNRREFEEYGACENIVVTNCLMSSRSCALKIGSENMDTIRNVIVNNCTILASNRGIGIQNRDEGVVTDVVFSNILVESQFFSDVWWGKSEPLYVTAYRRANINHKDASWRFPKGATEGKVGEVKNIVFRNIVCRSENGVYVSAESKDKIQNILFDGVVVNLNRTTDYEGGVYDRRPCQMEGMVKAKTSGFYIDNATNVEVRNCDVKIGSQAPLNMGPLVYYTK, from the coding sequence ATGCATTTCTCAAAAAGCAATTTTCAAATAAAAAACTTCTCATCAGTAACAGCTATGCTGGGGTGTGTGTTGATGCTCTCTCTTTTTGCGTGTCAAACACCAACAGGTAAGCAGCGAGTTTTTGATATTACCGATTATGGTGCAGTGGCCGATGGAAAAACCGATAATGCTGTTGCCATCAGTAAAGCTATGCAAGCTTGTAAAGAAGCAGGAGGAGGTAAGGTGATTGTACCTGGTGAGGGTGTTTTTGTAACAGGCCCGTTTGATTTGGTTTCTAAGATGGAGTTAAATGTCGAAGCCGGTGCAACTTTGTTGGCAAACGCTGATACCTCAGTATATCAAAAAAGTGCTTTCCGCACGAATCCGGGTGAAGGAATGATTTGGATTGGAGGCGAAGATTTAACCGATGTGTCAATTACAGGCCTTGGTGTTATTAACGGAAACGGTATTGCTTTTATGGGTGAAGAGTTGGGTGATTCATATGAGTTACTGCCTTTTGAAGTGAAAGACCCACGTCCACATGTACTAACCTTGGTTAATGTGAAAAACCTTCGCATTCATGATGTTACATTTCGTCATTCTGCCTATTGGACAGTGCATCTTATTGGTTGCAACGATGTGGTGATTGATGGAATTACTATCGACAATAGTTTAAAAATCAGGAATAGTGATGGTATTGATCTCGATCATAGTAAAAACGTACGCATTAGTAATTGCCATATTAAAAGTGGTGATGATAGCATCTGTTTAAAGAATCGCCGCGAGTTTGAAGAATATGGTGCATGCGAAAATATTGTCGTTACCAATTGTTTGATGTCATCAAGATCGTGTGCCTTAAAAATTGGTTCCGAAAACATGGATACTATTCGCAATGTAATTGTAAACAATTGCACCATTTTAGCCAGTAATCGGGGTATTGGTATTCAAAACCGCGACGAAGGTGTGGTTACCGACGTGGTGTTTTCGAATATTTTAGTCGAGAGTCAGTTTTTTAGCGATGTATGGTGGGGTAAATCTGAACCCTTATATGTTACAGCTTATCGCCGGGCTAACATCAATCATAAAGATGCCAGTTGGCGTTTTCCTAAAGGTGCTACCGAAGGAAAAGTAGGAGAGGTTAAAAATATTGTATTTCGCAATATCGTATGTCGAAGTGAAAATGGTGTTTATGTTAGTGCTGAATCGAAAGATAAAATACAAAACATTCTTTTCGACGGTGTTGTCGTTAATCTGAATAGAACAACCGACTATGAAGGTGGTGTTTACGATCGTCGTCCATGTCAGATGGAAGGAATGGTAAAAGCGAAAACATCAGGGTTTTATATTGATAATGCCACTAATGTGGAAGTGCGTAACTGTGATGTTAAAATTGGAAGCCAAGCCCCATTAAATATGGGGCCACTTGTTTATTATACCAAGTAA
- a CDS encoding heparan-alpha-glucosaminide N-acetyltransferase domain-containing protein translates to MESSVIKKSERFLALDVFRGLTVALMIIVNTPGTGAKIYEYLIHVQWFGFSLADLVFPSFLFAVGNSMSFSMKKMKTAPASEVWMKIIKRTLIIFLLGYLMYWFPFFTFGDDGSFMLKPISETRVMGVLQRIALCYFFASIIFYYLSEKTALIISGIILLAYWAILFLFGDKGAELEMATNAASKFDLSILGLGHIYKKDSIPFDPEGILSTLPAIVNVVGGYMAGAFIQRKGKSFEGIAKLLLAGFLLTSLALWWNLIFPISKKLWTSPFVLYTVGLDLSIMAVLIWLIEIRKSKIGVSFFDVFGKNPLFIYLFSELFYVTLRMIPVGGGLDAFEWVSQVIFQNIAPGAFGSLLTAIACVLICWFLGWLLHRKRIYIKI, encoded by the coding sequence ATGGAAAGCTCAGTGATTAAAAAGTCGGAGCGTTTTCTTGCTCTGGATGTTTTTCGTGGCTTAACCGTAGCCTTAATGATTATTGTAAATACGCCGGGTACAGGTGCTAAAATATACGAATACCTGATACATGTTCAATGGTTTGGCTTTAGTTTGGCCGACTTGGTATTTCCTTCGTTTTTGTTTGCTGTGGGAAACTCCATGAGCTTTTCGATGAAAAAGATGAAGACAGCGCCGGCTTCAGAGGTTTGGATGAAGATTATAAAACGAACCCTCATTATCTTTTTGCTAGGGTATTTAATGTATTGGTTCCCGTTTTTTACTTTTGGCGATGATGGTTCTTTTATGCTTAAACCTATTTCCGAAACGCGTGTAATGGGAGTTTTGCAACGCATTGCTTTGTGTTACTTTTTTGCTTCGATTATTTTCTATTATCTCTCTGAAAAAACGGCACTCATTATATCCGGAATAATATTGTTGGCTTACTGGGCTATTCTGTTTTTGTTTGGAGATAAAGGTGCAGAACTGGAAATGGCAACCAATGCCGCGTCTAAATTTGATTTATCCATTTTAGGGTTGGGCCATATCTATAAAAAAGATAGCATTCCGTTTGATCCTGAAGGAATATTAAGTACACTTCCTGCTATTGTAAATGTGGTTGGTGGATATATGGCTGGTGCTTTTATTCAACGTAAAGGAAAATCATTCGAAGGTATTGCCAAACTATTATTAGCAGGTTTCTTACTTACCTCATTAGCTCTTTGGTGGAATTTGATTTTTCCGATTTCGAAAAAACTATGGACAAGCCCGTTTGTATTGTATACTGTGGGATTGGATTTGTCTATAATGGCAGTTTTAATCTGGTTGATCGAAATCAGAAAAAGTAAAATTGGTGTTTCTTTCTTCGATGTTTTTGGGAAAAATCCACTTTTTATTTATCTGTTTTCTGAGTTGTTTTATGTGACTTTACGAATGATACCTGTTGGTGGTGGTTTAGATGCATTTGAGTGGGTGAGCCAGGTAATATTTCAAAATATTGCACCCGGAGCCTTTGGTTCCTTATTAACAGCCATTGCTTGTGTGTTAATTTGTTGGTTTCTTGGCTGGCTGCTTCATCGAAAACGTATTTACATCAAAATTTAG
- a CDS encoding two-component regulator propeller domain-containing protein, with protein MIQRVIISLIFCVSINAFAEDIKLEHYSIEDGLSHNSVRQIVQDKNGLLWLGTFKGLNSFDGENFTQYVRNYKPYSSIYINDITVVKVDNDSDRMWIGSRGGLSSYDYKTHQFTNYLPDPNNRNSITDSEIRSLYIDHFKKLWIGTKNEGLCIYNTRESTFKRVDIEGYNYIKYIFEDINGAIWLGSYDTGGIARLRLDENGEIISVKKYQLPVENLGMVNPYLYFIYQDDKADIFAGTREGLYKWDKTNDIFEQLPFYNQEMRQTLGPYFNCITQAPDGKYWLGTIGGLIVCDRIEDISQGKFEWHYSNITDKSSLIDNSVSALYFDRSGVLWIGTENGLDKYDPYKNQYKTKKNFSVDNGDKLPRISGYAETYDHKLIIATHNEGLFIEKVGKYRLLQDRYKEISGIFTPDGKVFYCGLWNGKVLEYNYQYRRSKLLDLDFNHNPVFSFALMPDGRIVIGSHGSGAVVYNPINQHIDRQINKLFPDLQINDVIVDADGIIWLASENGVVQFDIEKNEVRKYNAGSDNKVGISNDYTKDFCIDESGKLWLTTTLGLNYYDDEKSDFVPVYNPPEVHNNWITDIIAGANGILWLNLNNGKVGKYQPQTSNLNLYDVGSGNRLDVFSNKGFLLFNDSILYLTGKEGVLTFPVKGLKDNLVSEPPFITEVKVQNKLVLPGDTINGQVVLSEDLNYSKVLQLSNRNRNFSLAFSSSSFVNNKLNKFQYMLEGFDEEWITSEGALTTIQYTNLYPKEYRFKIKAANSSGYWSEETSYQIIIAPPFWLTFRAIAMFFALLALTLYLVYRQLKKSIVLKQELQLQRVRSENDERLNDEKLRFFTNISHELRTPISLILGPAKQLIEEGSGTDYQKSRFSLILQNSNRLLYLVNQLLDFRKAQSGQLKLKVSKTNILSYTRNAFESFKEYAKDKKINYQFNCEEDEITGWIDRDKYDKILFNLLSNAIKFTHKNGHVDLFVGLTYNEQNIRCLKIEVSDDGVGIPYESQKKIFTRFYQVEGSQKENTGTGIGLSLVQSLVKVHKASIDLHSIPEKGSVFFVTFPIDRDGYIDEEVFDYELKSEVDNVLLQTKLKMDSKSTTIKEKILLVEDNSELRKYAADYLSEFYKVYEAENGKQGLEICIQEKPILCVVDVMMPVMDGFEFCTQLKSDERISHIPVVLLTALSDHENMINGYKLGADGYMAKPFDPPLLRTRIENIVKNRVDLKDKFSKDVESDIQILAHSPIDEEFIVKVKNVIESNISNTKLAGETICSEMAISSSTLYRRVKELTDLSPNEFIRTIRLKKSVELLKEKRYNVSEVSSMVGFNDPYYFSRCFRKQFGFPPSNLL; from the coding sequence ATGATACAAAGAGTAATTATATCCCTTATTTTTTGTGTATCGATAAATGCTTTTGCCGAAGATATAAAGCTGGAACATTACAGTATTGAGGATGGTTTGTCTCATAATTCGGTACGTCAGATTGTACAAGACAAAAATGGTTTGTTATGGCTGGGAACTTTTAAGGGACTGAATAGTTTTGATGGAGAAAATTTCACCCAATATGTCCGCAATTATAAACCTTATAGTAGTATTTATATTAATGATATAACCGTTGTTAAGGTTGATAATGATTCGGATCGGATGTGGATTGGTTCACGAGGTGGATTATCGAGTTATGATTATAAAACACATCAGTTTACCAATTATTTACCTGATCCTAACAATCGCAATTCCATAACCGATTCAGAGATCAGATCTTTATACATCGATCATTTTAAAAAACTTTGGATTGGTACTAAAAACGAAGGTTTATGCATTTATAATACTCGCGAGAGTACTTTTAAGCGAGTAGATATTGAAGGTTATAATTATATCAAATACATTTTTGAAGATATTAATGGAGCTATTTGGTTGGGGAGTTATGATACTGGAGGTATTGCCCGACTAAGGCTGGATGAGAATGGTGAAATTATTAGTGTAAAAAAGTATCAGTTGCCGGTTGAGAATCTTGGAATGGTAAATCCTTATTTGTATTTTATTTATCAGGATGATAAAGCTGATATTTTTGCCGGAACGCGCGAAGGATTGTATAAGTGGGATAAAACCAACGATATTTTTGAGCAGCTTCCGTTCTATAATCAGGAAATGCGACAAACTTTGGGGCCTTATTTTAATTGTATTACACAAGCCCCTGATGGAAAGTACTGGTTGGGAACCATCGGCGGATTAATTGTTTGTGATCGGATTGAAGATATCTCACAAGGTAAATTTGAATGGCATTATTCAAATATTACCGATAAATCATCATTGATAGATAATTCAGTTTCTGCACTTTACTTCGATCGTTCAGGAGTATTATGGATTGGTACTGAAAATGGTTTGGATAAATATGATCCGTATAAAAATCAGTACAAAACAAAGAAAAACTTTTCGGTTGATAATGGAGATAAGCTGCCGCGTATTTCGGGATATGCCGAAACATACGATCACAAGTTAATTATTGCAACACATAATGAAGGCTTGTTTATTGAGAAAGTTGGTAAATATCGGTTGTTACAAGATAGATACAAAGAAATTTCTGGAATATTTACGCCTGATGGCAAGGTGTTTTATTGTGGCTTATGGAATGGTAAGGTGTTGGAGTATAATTATCAGTATCGAAGATCAAAACTGTTAGATCTTGACTTTAACCATAATCCGGTTTTTTCTTTCGCTTTAATGCCCGATGGCCGAATCGTAATTGGATCTCATGGTTCAGGAGCTGTTGTGTATAATCCAATTAACCAGCATATCGATCGGCAGATAAATAAATTGTTTCCTGATTTGCAAATTAATGATGTTATTGTGGATGCAGATGGAATTATTTGGCTGGCTTCCGAAAACGGCGTGGTTCAATTTGATATAGAAAAAAATGAAGTGCGAAAATATAATGCGGGTTCTGATAATAAGGTGGGTATTTCAAATGATTATACCAAAGATTTTTGTATAGATGAATCAGGAAAGCTTTGGTTGACAACTACATTGGGACTTAATTATTACGATGATGAAAAGAGCGATTTTGTTCCGGTATACAACCCTCCTGAAGTGCATAATAATTGGATTACAGATATAATCGCAGGAGCGAATGGTATTTTGTGGTTAAATCTTAATAATGGCAAGGTAGGTAAATATCAACCTCAAACCTCAAACCTCAATTTGTATGACGTAGGAAGTGGTAATCGTTTGGATGTGTTTAGTAATAAAGGATTTCTTCTTTTTAATGATTCTATTCTTTACTTAACTGGCAAAGAAGGAGTACTTACTTTTCCTGTTAAAGGGTTAAAAGATAACCTGGTGTCAGAACCTCCTTTTATTACAGAAGTAAAGGTACAGAATAAACTGGTTCTTCCAGGTGATACTATTAATGGACAGGTTGTGTTGAGCGAGGATTTAAACTATTCAAAGGTTTTACAGCTTAGCAATCGTAACCGTAATTTTTCGCTTGCTTTTTCATCATCATCATTTGTAAATAATAAACTGAACAAGTTTCAGTATATGCTCGAAGGATTTGACGAAGAGTGGATAACATCCGAAGGTGCTTTAACTACAATACAGTACACTAATTTATATCCTAAAGAGTATCGTTTTAAAATTAAAGCAGCTAACAGTAGTGGCTATTGGAGTGAAGAAACTTCTTACCAAATAATAATTGCTCCTCCTTTTTGGTTAACATTCCGTGCCATTGCTATGTTTTTTGCTTTATTAGCCTTGACATTGTATTTAGTTTACCGACAATTAAAAAAGAGTATTGTTCTAAAACAGGAGTTGCAGTTACAAAGGGTGCGTAGTGAAAATGATGAACGATTAAATGACGAGAAGCTTCGTTTTTTTACCAATATATCGCATGAATTACGTACACCTATTTCACTAATTTTAGGACCAGCAAAACAATTAATTGAAGAAGGAAGTGGAACCGATTATCAGAAAAGTCGTTTCTCATTAATATTGCAAAATTCTAATCGATTATTGTACTTGGTTAATCAGTTGCTCGATTTCAGAAAGGCACAATCTGGTCAGTTAAAGCTAAAAGTTTCTAAAACCAATATTTTATCCTATACCCGTAACGCTTTTGAATCATTTAAAGAATATGCCAAAGACAAAAAGATAAATTATCAGTTTAATTGCGAGGAGGATGAAATAACAGGTTGGATTGATCGGGATAAATATGATAAAATTCTTTTCAACTTATTATCCAATGCCATTAAGTTCACGCATAAAAACGGGCATGTTGATTTATTTGTAGGGCTTACCTACAATGAACAGAATATTCGTTGCTTAAAGATTGAGGTAAGCGACGATGGAGTTGGAATTCCTTACGAGAGTCAGAAAAAGATTTTTACTCGTTTTTATCAGGTTGAGGGGAGCCAGAAAGAAAATACGGGAACAGGCATTGGCTTGTCGTTAGTGCAGTCGTTGGTTAAGGTTCATAAAGCTTCTATCGATCTGCATAGTATACCCGAAAAGGGAAGTGTATTTTTTGTAACCTTTCCCATTGATAGGGATGGATATATCGATGAAGAGGTGTTTGATTATGAGTTAAAATCAGAGGTTGATAATGTGTTGCTTCAAACTAAATTAAAGATGGATTCTAAATCAACCACTATAAAAGAAAAGATTTTGTTGGTGGAAGATAATAGTGAACTTCGAAAATATGCAGCCGATTATCTGTCAGAATTTTACAAGGTGTACGAAGCTGAAAATGGTAAGCAGGGACTTGAAATCTGTATTCAGGAAAAACCAATTCTATGTGTAGTTGATGTGATGATGCCAGTAATGGATGGTTTCGAGTTTTGTACCCAACTTAAAAGCGACGAGCGTATCAGTCATATTCCTGTGGTTTTATTAACTGCTTTGTCAGATCACGAAAATATGATTAATGGATATAAGCTGGGGGCTGATGGATACATGGCTAAGCCTTTTGATCCACCTTTATTGCGTACACGCATCGAAAATATTGTAAAAAACAGGGTTGATTTAAAAGATAAATTCTCGAAAGATGTCGAAAGCGATATCCAGATTTTAGCGCATTCGCCCATTGATGAAGAGTTTATAGTGAAGGTGAAGAATGTGATTGAAAGTAATATTAGCAATACAAAATTAGCCGGAGAAACAATTTGTTCCGAAATGGCCATTAGTTCATCTACGTTGTATCGAAGGGTCAAAGAACTAACCGATCTTTCGCCAAATGAATTTATTCGTACTATCCGCTTAAAAAAATCGGTGGAGTTGCTAAAAGAAAAACGATATAATGTAAGTGAGGTGTCTTCTATGGTTGGATTCAACGATCCATATTACTTTAGTCGTTGCTTTCGCAAGCAGTTTGGTTTTCCACCAAGTAATTTATTATAA
- a CDS encoding family 43 glycosylhydrolase — protein MKRNLIFIVYLMLITACSFQKKESTTDQKDIIQNPIMDGYFADPCIVEEAGTYYIYATIDPWGGDELAVFSTQDFKTFTRLHINWPTKQACTSESSNGSMVWAPSVRKAANGKYYMYVSVGSEVWVGVGESPLGPWKNAKEDNSPLVAAADFPNVHNIDADCFIDDDGQAYLYWGSGFNWVNGTCMAVKLNDDMISFDGEPVDVTPAHYFEAPYMIKRFGKYYLMFSDGKAIDETYQVGYAVGDSPMGPFTTASNSPILTSSADSTIVGPGHHSVFRQGEQDYILYHKIFPQGEEYVLRQLCIDSLNFDEQHLIKKINSQGIAAFDVKK, from the coding sequence ATGAAACGCAACCTGATTTTTATAGTGTATTTGATGTTGATCACAGCTTGTTCTTTTCAAAAAAAAGAGTCAACAACAGATCAAAAAGACATCATTCAAAATCCAATTATGGATGGCTATTTTGCCGACCCTTGTATTGTTGAAGAAGCCGGTACCTATTATATTTATGCAACTATCGATCCTTGGGGCGGCGATGAGTTAGCTGTTTTTTCAACCCAAGATTTTAAGACTTTTACCCGTTTGCATATAAACTGGCCAACCAAACAGGCGTGTACCAGCGAAAGTTCGAATGGATCAATGGTTTGGGCTCCGTCAGTTCGCAAAGCTGCCAATGGAAAATATTATATGTATGTATCGGTGGGTAGCGAAGTTTGGGTTGGTGTAGGTGAGAGTCCTTTAGGCCCATGGAAAAATGCTAAAGAAGATAATTCTCCATTAGTTGCAGCAGCTGATTTTCCGAATGTTCATAATATTGATGCTGACTGTTTTATTGATGATGATGGACAAGCATATTTATATTGGGGATCGGGTTTTAATTGGGTGAATGGAACTTGTATGGCCGTTAAGTTGAACGATGATATGATTTCGTTTGATGGCGAACCGGTAGATGTTACACCTGCTCATTATTTCGAAGCTCCATATATGATTAAACGTTTTGGAAAATACTACTTAATGTTTTCCGATGGAAAAGCCATTGACGAAACTTATCAAGTAGGGTATGCTGTGGGTGATTCTCCAATGGGCCCTTTCACTACTGCATCTAACAGCCCTATCCTTACATCAAGTGCAGATAGCACTATTGTTGGCCCTGGTCATCACAGTGTTTTTCGTCAGGGAGAACAGGATTATATTTTATATCATAAAATTTTTCCTCAGGGAGAAGAGTATGTATTACGTCAGTTGTGCATCGATAGCTTAAACTTTGATGAGCAACATCTGATTAAAAAAATTAATTCTCAGGGAATAGCTGCCTTTGATGTGAAGAAATAA
- a CDS encoding alpha-N-acetylglucosaminidase, which translates to MKKIMYNTILTLFAMLIASCSVSKDSKEENPTSQLIKRILPDYANQFKVEVVESDSADWFEIESEYNQIILRGNNGVSVASAFYYYLKNYCHCQITWNGTNLNLPEQLPKLADKVRKDSPYEYRYYLNYCTFNYSMSWWDWSRWEKEIDWMALHGINMPLAITGEEYIWDQVYRSYGFTDEDLDPFFSGPAYFSWFWMGNLDGWGGPLPKHWKESHRDLQLKILKRQRELGMKPVLPAFTGHVPATFKKFFPDAKLKKTNWGNDFDDTYILDADDPLFAEIGKKFLEVQTSVYGTDHLYTADTFNENEPPSDDPEYLAQISKKVYEGMKSVDEQAVWVMQGWLFYSHRDFWKAPQIKGLLSTIPDNNMIILDLATEIEPVWKRTEAYYGKQWIWNMLHNFGGNISMFGRIEKVAENPAKALNDPNSGKLKGIGLTMEAIEQNPVLYELMTDNTWRNTSIELKPWLRSYIQNRYGLSNQTLEDAWNILVKTTYNGQVIRDGAESIIVSRPTFEGYRRWARTKLNYAPEDLLPAWDLFVQSIPDCGNYDGFQYDLVDVTRQVLANYALPLQQQITIAYQNNNKEDFEKYSNEFIDLMDDMDRLLATRKDFLLGPWIADARACGQTDEEKALYEQNARDLITLWGSADNRLHEYSNRQWSGLINDFYKPRWEQFFDKVRKDWKSFDQETFDEDIKQWEWQWVTKRFDYPIEATGDANKIVKELHQKYRSKIEPLTKIQPLIKYNY; encoded by the coding sequence ATGAAAAAGATCATGTATAATACAATTTTAACATTGTTCGCAATGTTAATAGCCAGTTGTTCAGTGTCCAAAGATAGTAAGGAGGAGAATCCTACGTCTCAATTGATAAAACGTATACTACCTGATTATGCCAATCAGTTTAAAGTGGAAGTAGTTGAGTCTGATTCTGCTGATTGGTTCGAAATTGAATCGGAATACAATCAAATAATCCTTCGAGGAAATAATGGAGTATCTGTAGCATCTGCTTTTTATTATTATCTTAAAAATTATTGCCATTGCCAGATCACCTGGAATGGAACTAACTTGAACTTACCTGAACAATTGCCAAAGTTAGCTGATAAGGTAAGAAAAGATAGTCCATATGAGTACCGCTATTATTTGAATTATTGCACCTTTAATTATAGCATGAGTTGGTGGGATTGGTCGCGTTGGGAAAAGGAGATTGATTGGATGGCCTTGCATGGTATAAATATGCCATTGGCGATTACAGGAGAAGAGTATATTTGGGATCAGGTGTATCGATCGTACGGTTTTACCGACGAGGATTTAGATCCTTTTTTTAGCGGCCCTGCTTATTTCTCATGGTTTTGGATGGGGAATTTAGATGGTTGGGGAGGTCCACTGCCAAAGCATTGGAAAGAATCCCATCGCGATTTGCAACTAAAGATTCTTAAACGTCAGCGCGAACTAGGCATGAAACCTGTACTGCCAGCTTTTACAGGTCATGTGCCCGCAACATTTAAAAAGTTTTTTCCTGATGCAAAATTAAAGAAAACTAATTGGGGTAACGATTTTGATGATACATACATTTTAGATGCCGATGATCCATTGTTTGCCGAAATAGGAAAGAAATTTTTAGAAGTCCAAACTTCAGTTTATGGTACAGATCATTTGTACACAGCAGATACTTTTAACGAGAATGAGCCACCTTCAGACGATCCCGAATATCTTGCTCAAATAAGTAAGAAGGTTTATGAAGGGATGAAGTCAGTTGATGAGCAAGCTGTTTGGGTGATGCAAGGTTGGTTGTTTTATAGTCATCGCGACTTTTGGAAAGCACCGCAAATAAAAGGCTTGCTAAGTACCATTCCTGATAATAATATGATCATCCTTGATTTAGCTACAGAAATTGAACCTGTTTGGAAACGAACAGAGGCGTATTACGGAAAACAGTGGATTTGGAATATGCTTCATAACTTCGGCGGTAACATCAGCATGTTTGGACGTATTGAAAAAGTGGCCGAAAATCCGGCAAAAGCCTTAAATGATCCCAACTCAGGAAAACTTAAAGGAATTGGGTTAACCATGGAAGCCATTGAGCAAAATCCTGTTTTATATGAATTAATGACAGATAATACCTGGCGAAATACTTCCATTGAGTTAAAGCCTTGGTTAAGAAGTTACATTCAAAACCGTTATGGTTTGTCGAATCAAACATTAGAAGACGCCTGGAATATTTTGGTTAAAACCACTTATAATGGTCAGGTTATAAGAGATGGAGCTGAATCAATTATTGTGTCGCGTCCTACCTTTGAAGGATACAGGCGTTGGGCTCGAACCAAATTAAATTATGCCCCTGAAGATCTGCTTCCGGCATGGGATTTATTTGTACAATCAATTCCGGATTGTGGTAACTACGACGGATTCCAATACGATTTGGTTGATGTAACCCGTCAGGTCTTGGCCAATTATGCATTGCCTTTACAACAGCAAATTACAATTGCCTATCAGAACAATAATAAAGAAGATTTTGAGAAGTATAGTAACGAATTTATTGATTTAATGGATGATATGGATCGTTTGTTGGCAACTCGCAAAGATTTCTTGCTGGGGCCATGGATTGCCGATGCTCGTGCTTGTGGACAAACAGATGAAGAAAAAGCTTTGTATGAGCAAAATGCCCGTGACCTTATAACCTTGTGGGGAAGTGCTGATAATCGATTACACGAGTATAGTAACCGACAGTGGAGTGGTTTAATCAACGACTTTTACAAACCACGATGGGAACAATTTTTTGATAAGGTGCGAAAGGATTGGAAGAGTTTTGATCAAGAAACGTTTGATGAAGATATTAAACAGTGGGAGTGGCAATGGGTTACAAAGCGATTTGATTATCCTATAGAAGCAACAGGTGATGCCAACAAAATTGTCAAAGAACTTCATCAAAAATACCGTTCAAAGATTGAACCTTTAACTAAAATTCAGCCACTAATTAAATACAACTACTAG